Proteins from a single region of Sinorhizobium alkalisoli:
- a CDS encoding NADP-dependent malic enzyme, with protein sequence MNTGDKAKSQSVPESGDIDSQALFFHRYPRPGKLEIQPTKPLGNQRDLALAYSPGVAAPCLAIRDDPETAADFTARSNLVAVISNGTAVLGLGNIGPLASKPVMEGKAVLFKKFAGIDVFDIEIDAPTVERMVDVVSALEPTFGGINLEDIKAPECFEVERRLREKMDIPVFHDDQHGTAIIVAAAVLNGLELAGKDIAKAKIVASGAGAAALACLNLLVTLGAKCENIWVHDIEGLVYKGREALMDQWKSVYAQESDNRVLADSIGGADVFLGLSAAGVLKPELLAQMAEKPLIMALANPTPEIMPEVARAARPDAMICTGRSDYPNQVNNVLCFPYIFRGALDCGARTINEEMKMAAVRAIAGLAREEPSDVAARAYSGETPVFGPDYLIPSPFDQRLILRIAPAVARAAAESGVATRPIQDFDAYLDKLNRFVFRSGFIMKPVFAAAKNAAKNRVIFAEGEDERVLRAAQVLLEEGTANPILIGRPQIIETRLRRYGLRIRPDVDFEVVNPEGDPRYRDYVDDYFAIVGRLGVIPEAARTIVRTNTTVIGALAVKRGEADSLICGVEGRYARHLRDVSQIIGKKSGVHDFSALSLLISQRGATFFTDTYVSYDPSAEEIAQTTVMAADEIRRFGITPHAALVSHSNFGSRDSESASKMRTALRLVRELAPDLEVDGEMHGDSAISEILRQRVMPNSTLKGEANLLVFPNLDAANITLGVVKTMTDSLHVGPILLGSALPAHILSPSVTSRGVVNMAALAVVEASHPA encoded by the coding sequence ATGAACACGGGCGACAAAGCGAAATCCCAATCGGTGCCGGAGAGCGGCGATATCGACAGCCAGGCACTCTTCTTCCATCGCTACCCTCGCCCCGGCAAACTCGAGATCCAGCCGACAAAGCCGCTCGGCAACCAGCGAGACCTGGCTCTGGCCTACTCGCCCGGGGTCGCCGCCCCCTGCCTCGCCATCAGAGACGATCCGGAAACCGCCGCCGACTTCACCGCACGCAGCAATCTCGTCGCCGTCATCTCCAACGGCACGGCCGTACTCGGCCTCGGAAATATCGGCCCGCTGGCCTCCAAGCCGGTCATGGAGGGCAAGGCCGTTCTCTTCAAGAAATTCGCCGGCATCGACGTCTTCGACATCGAGATCGACGCCCCGACCGTCGAGCGCATGGTCGATGTTGTTTCGGCGCTCGAGCCGACCTTCGGCGGCATCAATCTCGAGGACATCAAGGCGCCCGAATGCTTCGAGGTGGAGCGCCGCCTGCGAGAGAAGATGGATATCCCCGTCTTCCACGATGACCAGCACGGCACCGCAATCATCGTCGCCGCCGCCGTCTTGAACGGGCTGGAACTTGCCGGCAAGGACATCGCCAAGGCGAAGATCGTCGCCTCCGGCGCGGGCGCTGCCGCACTTGCATGCCTCAACCTGCTCGTGACGCTCGGCGCAAAGTGCGAAAATATCTGGGTCCATGACATAGAAGGCCTCGTCTACAAGGGCCGCGAAGCCCTGATGGACCAGTGGAAATCCGTCTACGCGCAGGAGAGCGACAATCGCGTGCTTGCCGACAGCATCGGCGGCGCCGACGTCTTCCTCGGCCTTTCGGCCGCCGGCGTGCTCAAGCCCGAACTGCTGGCGCAGATGGCCGAAAAGCCGCTGATCATGGCGCTCGCCAATCCGACCCCGGAAATCATGCCGGAAGTCGCCCGCGCCGCGCGCCCCGACGCGATGATCTGCACCGGTCGTTCCGACTATCCGAACCAGGTCAACAACGTCCTCTGCTTCCCCTATATTTTCCGCGGCGCGCTCGATTGCGGCGCGCGCACCATCAACGAAGAGATGAAGATGGCGGCCGTGCGGGCCATTGCGGGCCTTGCCCGCGAGGAACCCTCCGACGTCGCCGCCCGCGCCTATTCCGGCGAGACACCGGTTTTCGGACCGGATTACCTGATCCCCTCGCCTTTCGACCAGCGGCTGATCCTCAGGATCGCTCCGGCCGTCGCGCGTGCCGCCGCCGAATCCGGGGTTGCCACTCGTCCGATCCAGGACTTCGACGCCTATCTCGACAAGCTCAATCGCTTCGTCTTCCGTTCCGGCTTCATCATGAAGCCGGTCTTCGCCGCCGCCAAGAATGCGGCGAAGAACCGCGTCATCTTCGCCGAGGGCGAGGATGAACGGGTGTTGCGGGCGGCCCAGGTCCTGCTCGAGGAGGGTACTGCCAACCCGATCCTGATCGGGCGTCCCCAGATTATCGAGACGCGGCTGCGCCGCTATGGTCTCAGGATCAGACCCGATGTCGATTTCGAAGTGGTGAACCCCGAAGGCGATCCGCGGTACCGCGACTATGTCGACGACTATTTCGCCATAGTCGGCCGCCTCGGCGTCATTCCGGAGGCCGCCCGCACGATCGTGCGCACCAATACGACGGTCATCGGGGCTCTCGCGGTCAAGCGCGGCGAAGCCGATTCGCTGATCTGCGGCGTCGAAGGGCGCTACGCGAGACATTTGCGCGACGTGTCGCAGATCATCGGCAAGAAATCGGGCGTCCACGATTTCTCGGCCCTCAGCCTGCTGATCTCGCAGCGCGGCGCCACCTTCTTCACCGACACCTATGTCAGCTACGACCCTAGCGCCGAAGAGATCGCCCAGACGACCGTGATGGCCGCCGACGAAATCCGGCGCTTCGGCATCACCCCCCACGCCGCACTCGTTTCGCATTCGAACTTCGGCTCACGCGATTCCGAGAGCGCCTCCAAGATGCGTACCGCGCTCCGGCTCGTGCGCGAGCTTGCGCCTGACCTCGAGGTCGACGGCGAGATGCACGGCGACTCGGCAATTTCCGAAATCCTGCGCCAGCGCGTGATGCCGAACAGCACCCTGAAAGGGGAAGCCAATCTGCTCGTCTTTCCCAATCTCGACGCCGCCAACATAACCCTGGGCGTGGTCAAGACGATGACCGACAGCCTCCATGTGGGGCCGATACTCCTCGGCTCGGCCTTGCCGGCGCACATCCTCTCACCCTCGGTGACCTCGCGCGGCGTCGTCAACATGGCCGCCCTCGCCGTCGTGGAGGCGAGCCATCCCGCCTGA
- a CDS encoding helix-turn-helix transcriptional regulator gives MTDEQAVLDLLDVVEYGGCAEPQQFFALMRRTFNIAHLLYLEAEPSADGLKVCRLHHTFGTYAADLYHSRGLHRIDPILRLALGGVRPVEWASARRRFPECEPLFEAAEEIGLSTEGVALPLPSPASRMALLAISSNLSPAEWSDYRRRHLRDFQLAANLFHASMLEHSAMPGAMDERDMRLTLRETEVLTWSAAGKSYWEIATILGISERTVRFFMTNARRKLNVVSNTQAVAQAVRHALIPTI, from the coding sequence ATGACTGATGAACAAGCTGTCCTCGATCTGCTGGATGTCGTCGAATACGGAGGCTGCGCCGAACCGCAGCAATTCTTTGCCTTGATGCGCCGCACCTTCAATATCGCGCATCTCCTCTACCTCGAAGCGGAACCATCGGCAGATGGCCTGAAAGTCTGCCGCCTGCATCACACTTTCGGCACCTATGCTGCCGATCTCTATCATTCGAGAGGGCTCCACCGGATCGACCCGATTCTGAGACTTGCGCTCGGCGGCGTCAGGCCCGTCGAATGGGCGAGCGCCCGCCGACGCTTCCCCGAATGCGAACCGCTCTTCGAGGCGGCAGAGGAGATCGGTCTCTCGACGGAGGGCGTGGCGCTGCCGCTTCCGTCTCCAGCCAGTCGTATGGCGCTTCTCGCTATCAGTTCCAATCTTTCGCCGGCGGAATGGTCCGACTATCGCCGCCGCCATCTGCGTGATTTCCAACTGGCCGCAAATCTGTTCCACGCCTCCATGCTCGAGCATTCGGCGATGCCCGGGGCCATGGACGAGCGCGACATGAGACTGACCTTGCGTGAAACCGAGGTCCTCACCTGGTCGGCAGCCGGCAAGAGCTATTGGGAAATCGCCACCATCCTCGGCATCTCCGAGCGCACGGTCCGTTTCTTCATGACCAACGCCCGACGCAAGCTCAACGTAGTGTCGAACACGCAGGCCGTTGCGCAAGCCGTTCGCCATGCCTTGATCCCCACCATCTGA
- a CDS encoding acyl-homoserine-lactone synthase yields MIRIINGNARGRHPLAIDEMFRLRKRVFHDFLKWDVKTEGEWEIDHYDKANPLYVMSYSPETGKLRGSLRLLPTLGPNMLDDTFPILLGDNPEIRSAEVWESSRFCIDPDISQDRASNQVTVAAAELMCGVGELSLSSGITHIVTVTDVFLERMFRRMGCPGERIGDPQRIGNVHAVAIAWEVSQRLLETMKAVAAIEGTVLERPISLETARAA; encoded by the coding sequence ATGATCAGAATAATAAATGGTAACGCTCGCGGGCGGCACCCATTGGCCATCGACGAGATGTTTCGGCTGCGCAAGCGCGTCTTCCATGATTTCCTGAAATGGGACGTAAAGACCGAGGGCGAGTGGGAAATCGACCACTATGACAAGGCCAATCCGCTCTATGTGATGTCCTATTCGCCGGAGACCGGGAAACTGCGCGGCTCGCTGCGGCTTCTGCCGACGCTCGGCCCGAACATGCTGGACGACACCTTCCCGATCCTGCTCGGCGACAATCCGGAGATCCGCAGCGCAGAAGTGTGGGAATCAAGCCGGTTCTGCATCGATCCGGACATCTCGCAGGACCGGGCGTCGAACCAGGTTACGGTTGCCGCGGCCGAACTCATGTGCGGCGTCGGCGAACTGAGCCTGAGCTCCGGCATCACGCATATCGTGACGGTGACCGACGTATTCCTGGAGCGGATGTTCCGGCGGATGGGATGCCCCGGAGAACGGATCGGCGATCCCCAACGGATCGGCAATGTCCATGCGGTCGCGATCGCCTGGGAAGTGTCGCAAAGATTGCTCGAAACCATGAAGGCCGTCGCCGCGATTGAGGGCACGGTTCTGGAACGCCCGATCTCGCTGGAGACAGCCAGGGCGGCCTGA
- a CDS encoding DUF2865 domain-containing protein, whose product MSGSPSNAPRGIAWLAAALLPLALATANEASASSVCERLQARLAGMPTTFSSNANLSDFTGAISRQNIELRRARNELRRLGCSRGSIIVIDDNTPFCAELDDTIARMEANLQELKVHRQQLVSNGRADARRRILAAMEINGCIPVRGDEGGELDEFATTTEADIHRNILRDLAPDDEDYPLLFEEPGIQDFSPMEGYGNGRLRTMCVRTCDGAFFPISSNASPADFPRDAELCRARCPQTETELYFHVLATEESDQMVSASTGRPYRELPTAFAYRTRDVASRGACGCKPAKAAGRTNRESTSEASLAASPSVVTIGGAKVGRTTEGAAARPTKERPYDPKSAKVRIVGPTFLPPEESAIDLKNPLGPSFQPQQEN is encoded by the coding sequence GTGTCGGGATCTCCGAGCAATGCGCCCCGCGGCATCGCATGGCTTGCGGCTGCGCTTCTGCCGTTGGCATTGGCTACGGCAAACGAGGCTTCGGCTTCGAGCGTTTGTGAACGGCTTCAGGCCCGCCTCGCCGGCATGCCGACCACGTTCAGCTCGAATGCAAACCTCAGCGATTTCACCGGCGCCATTTCCCGCCAGAACATTGAGCTTCGACGCGCCAGGAACGAGCTCAGGCGGCTCGGATGCAGTCGCGGCAGCATCATCGTCATCGACGACAATACTCCCTTCTGCGCCGAACTCGACGACACGATCGCACGGATGGAGGCCAATCTCCAGGAATTGAAAGTCCATCGGCAGCAGCTGGTGTCGAACGGTCGCGCAGACGCGCGCCGGCGCATTCTCGCCGCGATGGAGATCAACGGCTGCATTCCGGTGCGCGGCGACGAGGGGGGCGAGCTGGACGAGTTCGCGACGACAACCGAGGCCGACATCCATCGCAACATCCTCAGGGATCTTGCACCGGACGACGAGGATTATCCGTTGCTCTTCGAAGAGCCCGGGATCCAGGATTTCTCGCCGATGGAGGGATACGGGAACGGTCGCTTGCGGACCATGTGCGTGCGCACCTGCGACGGCGCTTTCTTCCCGATCTCGTCGAATGCCTCGCCGGCGGATTTCCCGCGCGACGCCGAGCTCTGCCGCGCCCGTTGCCCCCAGACAGAGACCGAACTCTATTTTCACGTGCTTGCCACCGAGGAGAGCGACCAGATGGTCTCGGCTTCGACCGGCAGGCCCTACCGCGAACTGCCGACGGCCTTTGCCTACCGCACGCGCGACGTCGCTTCACGAGGCGCCTGCGGCTGCAAGCCCGCAAAGGCAGCCGGGCGGACGAACCGGGAGAGCACCTCCGAAGCCAGTCTCGCGGCGAGCCCCTCTGTCGTGACGATCGGCGGCGCCAAGGTGGGAAGGACGACTGAAGGCGCGGCCGCAAGGCCAACGAAAGAGCGCCCCTACGACCCGAAGAGCGCCAAGGTGCGCATTGTCGGTCCGACCTTCCTGCCGCCGGAAGAAAGCGCGATCGACCTCAAGAACCCCTTGGGACCAAGCTTTCAGCCGCAACAGGAGAATTGA
- the bluB gene encoding 5,6-dimethylbenzimidazole synthase has protein sequence MLPDPSGCLVAAGAFSPDERAAVYRAIETRRDVRDEFLSEPLPEPLIARLLAAAHNAPSVGFMQPWNFILVRGEETREKAWQAFQRANEEAARMFAGEAQAKYRALKLEGIRKAPLSVCVTCDRTRGGSVVLGRTHNPQMDVYSTVCAVQNLWLAARAEGVGVGWVSIFHESEIKAILGIPEHIEIVAWLCLGFVDRLYQQPELAAKGWRQRLPLAELTFEEEWGISADLDAGRR, from the coding sequence ATGCTGCCTGACCCGAGCGGCTGCCTTGTCGCAGCTGGAGCCTTTTCGCCGGACGAGCGTGCCGCCGTCTACCGTGCGATCGAGACCCGCCGCGACGTGCGAGACGAATTTCTCTCCGAGCCGCTGCCCGAACCCCTGATAGCACGGCTGCTGGCCGCCGCCCATAATGCGCCGTCCGTCGGCTTCATGCAGCCTTGGAACTTCATTCTCGTGCGCGGAGAGGAGACGCGGGAGAAGGCGTGGCAGGCCTTCCAGCGCGCCAACGAGGAGGCCGCGCGAATGTTCGCGGGCGAAGCGCAGGCGAAATATCGCGCACTCAAGCTCGAAGGAATTCGCAAGGCGCCACTCAGCGTCTGCGTGACCTGCGATCGCACCCGCGGCGGCTCGGTCGTCCTCGGGCGCACCCACAACCCGCAGATGGACGTCTACTCCACCGTCTGCGCGGTGCAGAACCTCTGGCTCGCCGCGCGCGCCGAGGGCGTCGGCGTCGGCTGGGTCAGCATCTTTCATGAAAGCGAGATCAAGGCCATCCTGGGCATACCGGAGCACATCGAAATCGTCGCCTGGCTATGCCTCGGTTTCGTCGACCGGCTCTATCAGCAGCCGGAGTTGGCGGCAAAGGGATGGCGCCAGCGGCTGCCGCTCGCAGAGCTGACCTTCGAGGAGGAGTGGGGCATTTCCGCGGACCTTGATGCAGGTCGGAGATAG
- a CDS encoding TolB family protein, whose protein sequence is MRSSVEIFDIATAETRVVWQTERLVEAPNWSPDGRFLVFNGDGRLYRIALDGAPEPVEIDTGFARQCNNDHGISPDGTTLAISDKTEFGKSAIYLLPVEGGAPRLVTPKLPSYWHGWSPDGRTLTYCGIRDQVFDIYTISVGGGEERRLTWGEGRNDGPDWSPDGKWIYFNSSRTGSMQIWRIRPDGSDVQRITNSPYGDWFPHPSPDGRNLLVLSYDGDVSDHPRDLDVRLRLMNPEGGDPRVLFELFGGQGTMNVPNWSPSGEAFAYVRYRPER, encoded by the coding sequence ATGCGCAGTTCGGTGGAGATCTTCGACATCGCGACGGCTGAGACCCGCGTGGTCTGGCAGACGGAGCGGCTGGTCGAAGCGCCGAACTGGTCGCCGGACGGGCGCTTCCTCGTCTTCAATGGCGATGGACGGCTCTATCGCATAGCGCTCGACGGGGCGCCGGAGCCGGTCGAGATCGACACGGGCTTCGCCCGGCAGTGCAACAACGACCACGGGATTTCGCCGGACGGCACGACGCTCGCCATCAGCGACAAAACCGAATTCGGCAAGTCGGCGATCTATCTCCTGCCGGTCGAGGGCGGCGCGCCGCGGCTCGTCACACCGAAGCTCCCTTCCTATTGGCACGGCTGGTCGCCCGATGGCCGGACGCTGACCTATTGCGGAATCCGAGACCAGGTCTTCGACATCTACACGATTTCCGTCGGGGGCGGCGAGGAGCGCCGGCTGACGTGGGGTGAGGGCCGCAACGACGGGCCGGACTGGTCGCCCGACGGCAAGTGGATCTATTTCAACTCCAGCCGCACCGGGAGCATGCAGATCTGGCGGATCCGGCCCGACGGCAGCGATGTTCAGCGCATCACCAACAGCCCCTATGGCGATTGGTTTCCACATCCGTCGCCGGATGGCCGAAACCTCCTGGTACTCTCCTATGACGGCGACGTCTCCGACCACCCGCGCGATCTCGACGTGCGGCTAAGGCTGATGAATCCGGAAGGCGGCGATCCGCGCGTCCTCTTCGAACTCTTCGGCGGGCAGGGAACCATGAATGTTCCGAACTGGTCACCATCAGGCGAAGCCTTCGCCTACGTGCGCTACCGGCCCGAACGGTAG
- a CDS encoding NAD+ synthase — protein sequence MSSQNAAPSTLRIAVAQLNPTVGDVAGNLAKAREARADAARQGADLLLLTELFISGYPPEDLVLKPAFLKACERAVEKLAEETADGGPGVIVGFPRQATERRHNSVAVLDAGKIIAVRDKVDLPNYGEFDEKRVFDAGEMPGPVNFRGIRIGIPICEDVWGELGVCETLAESGAEILLSPNGSPYYRGKVDVRHQVVLKQVIETGLPMIYANQLGGQDELVFDGASFAFNADRSLAFQMSQFEEAVSLSDWTKGSDGWVSANGHQSRLPENEEADYRACMLGFRDYVNKNGFKNVVLGLSGGIDSAICAALAVDALGEERVRTVMLPYRYTSEASLMDAEACAKALGCRYDIVAIEEPVHGFLDALSDMFEGTEPGITEENLQSRTRGTILMAISNKFGSMVVTTGNKSEMSVGYATLYGDMNGGFNPIKDLYKMQVYGLARWRNGTVPPGALGPSGEVIPRNIIDKAPSAELRPNQTDQDSLPPYPVLDDILECLVEKEMSTDEIVARGHEEAIVHRVEHLLYIAEYKRRQSAPGVKITKKNFGRDRRYPITNRFRDRG from the coding sequence ATGAGCTCACAAAATGCCGCACCTTCGACGCTACGCATCGCCGTGGCCCAGCTCAACCCGACCGTCGGCGACGTTGCCGGCAATCTCGCCAAGGCGCGCGAGGCGCGGGCAGACGCGGCGCGGCAGGGTGCCGATCTCTTGTTGCTGACGGAGCTCTTCATTTCCGGCTATCCGCCGGAAGACCTGGTGCTGAAGCCGGCGTTTCTGAAAGCCTGCGAGCGCGCGGTCGAGAAGCTGGCCGAGGAGACCGCTGACGGCGGCCCCGGCGTCATCGTCGGATTTCCGCGCCAGGCAACCGAGCGCCGGCACAATTCGGTGGCCGTGCTGGATGCCGGCAAGATCATCGCCGTCCGCGACAAGGTGGATCTGCCGAACTACGGTGAATTTGACGAGAAGCGCGTGTTCGACGCCGGCGAAATGCCGGGGCCGGTGAATTTTCGCGGCATCCGCATCGGTATCCCGATCTGCGAGGATGTCTGGGGTGAACTCGGCGTCTGCGAGACGCTCGCGGAAAGCGGCGCAGAGATCCTGCTTTCACCGAACGGCTCGCCCTATTATCGCGGCAAGGTGGACGTGCGGCACCAGGTTGTTCTGAAGCAGGTCATCGAGACCGGCCTGCCGATGATTTATGCCAACCAGCTCGGTGGCCAGGACGAACTCGTCTTCGACGGTGCGAGCTTTGCCTTCAATGCCGACAGGTCGCTGGCCTTCCAGATGAGCCAGTTCGAGGAGGCAGTCTCGCTTTCGGATTGGACGAAAGGCTCGGATGGCTGGGTTTCGGCCAATGGGCACCAGTCACGGCTTCCGGAAAACGAGGAGGCGGATTATCGCGCCTGCATGTTGGGATTTCGCGACTACGTCAACAAGAACGGCTTCAAGAATGTCGTGCTCGGCCTTTCGGGCGGCATCGATTCGGCGATCTGCGCGGCGCTTGCGGTCGACGCGCTTGGCGAAGAGCGTGTCCGCACCGTCATGCTGCCATACCGCTACACGTCGGAGGCCTCGCTGATGGATGCCGAGGCCTGCGCCAAGGCGCTCGGCTGCCGCTACGATATCGTCGCGATCGAAGAACCGGTCCACGGTTTCCTCGATGCGCTCTCGGACATGTTCGAGGGCACCGAGCCCGGCATTACCGAGGAGAACCTGCAGAGCCGCACGCGCGGGACGATATTGATGGCGATCTCCAACAAGTTCGGTTCGATGGTGGTGACAACCGGCAACAAGTCGGAAATGTCCGTCGGCTACGCCACGCTCTACGGCGACATGAATGGCGGCTTCAATCCGATTAAGGACCTTTACAAGATGCAGGTCTACGGGCTGGCCCGCTGGCGCAACGGCACTGTACCACCCGGCGCGCTCGGCCCTTCCGGCGAAGTCATTCCGCGGAACATCATCGACAAGGCGCCATCCGCCGAGCTTCGGCCGAACCAGACCGATCAGGATTCGCTGCCGCCTTATCCGGTGCTTGACGACATCCTCGAATGCCTGGTGGAAAAGGAGATGAGCACCGACGAAATCGTCGCACGCGGCCACGAGGAGGCAATCGTCCACCGCGTCGAGCACCTGCTTTACATCGCGGAATACAAGCGCCGGCAGTCGGCGCCGGGCGTGAAGATCACCAAGAAGAATTTCGGTCGCGACCGGCGCTACCCCATCACCAACCGCTTCCGCGACAGGGGATAG
- a CDS encoding LTA synthase family protein: MKFIAGRDSHIYAERPSFTVRHARTLAGLRSALFSLFLATMLVFAVEAVGRHSISDTMGFFADSARPAWITVAVFFLVLLGLDAFLGREHKATLLVAPLAVIPAFISQQKQVFLSDPLYPTDFLFGRQIMELMPVLVKDRPWTAVGIVAGVIAAVVVTALLLRYAWRNFPRLTRRERLARLIFALPLLIAFWNVMDYTQFSWIRDRLRVVPMMWDQSANYRHNGFALAFMINLPMANISAPAGYMAEAIDKIPVTPVPAGTTHRSKPDVIVLMSESFWDPTLLPHVTLTPDPMPTVRALQGGTVFSPEFGGMTANVEFEALTGFSNAFLPYGSIPYQQYIRNPIPSLATFFRGEGYAARAIHPFQGWFWNRTAVYKAFGFDTFRDQDNMPTMKKRGMFASDEALTREIIRQADAVDDPFFFFAVTLQGHGPYEPNRYVKNTIKVEGDLPEKDRRVLATYAQGIKEADDSLKMLMDWAKKRDRETIIVLFGDHLPPLHTVYTSTGYMKNVTAERKGSKDEMRAGHETPLVVWSNKTGAQKDIGSISPAFLSYTILKQTGYEHPYYTGFLGDVHERFRVVDRYMLLRNDGTEVADWQRQRKVPARLRDYRFLQHDMMFGKRYGTERFFQSHADLFGAGL; encoded by the coding sequence ATGAAATTCATCGCCGGGAGGGATTCTCACATCTACGCCGAAAGGCCGAGCTTTACCGTCCGCCATGCCCGAACCTTGGCCGGCCTGCGAAGTGCGTTGTTCTCGCTATTCCTGGCGACAATGCTCGTCTTCGCCGTCGAGGCCGTCGGCCGCCACTCCATCTCCGACACCATGGGCTTTTTCGCGGATTCGGCGCGCCCCGCCTGGATCACGGTCGCGGTCTTCTTTCTCGTTCTGCTTGGGCTCGACGCTTTCTTGGGCCGGGAACATAAGGCCACCCTGTTGGTCGCCCCTCTTGCGGTAATCCCGGCCTTCATCAGCCAGCAAAAGCAGGTCTTCCTCTCCGACCCGCTCTACCCAACCGACTTTCTCTTCGGCCGGCAGATCATGGAACTGATGCCGGTACTCGTGAAGGACCGGCCATGGACCGCAGTCGGCATCGTGGCCGGCGTCATCGCCGCAGTTGTCGTGACCGCCCTTCTCTTGCGATATGCCTGGCGCAACTTCCCGCGGCTGACGCGGCGCGAGCGCCTGGCGAGGCTCATCTTCGCGCTGCCGCTGCTCATCGCCTTCTGGAACGTCATGGACTACACGCAGTTCTCGTGGATCCGCGATCGGCTGCGTGTCGTGCCGATGATGTGGGATCAGAGCGCGAACTATCGGCACAACGGCTTCGCGCTCGCTTTCATGATCAACCTGCCGATGGCCAATATCAGCGCGCCGGCCGGCTACATGGCCGAGGCGATCGACAAGATTCCGGTCACGCCGGTTCCCGCCGGAACGACGCACCGCAGCAAACCGGACGTCATCGTACTGATGAGCGAGTCCTTCTGGGATCCGACCCTTCTGCCCCATGTGACGCTGACGCCCGACCCGATGCCCACGGTCCGCGCGTTGCAGGGAGGCACCGTCTTCTCGCCGGAATTCGGAGGAATGACCGCCAATGTCGAATTCGAGGCGCTGACCGGGTTCTCCAACGCATTCCTGCCCTATGGCAGCATCCCTTATCAGCAATATATCCGCAATCCGATCCCGTCGCTCGCCACCTTCTTCCGCGGCGAAGGCTATGCCGCACGCGCCATCCATCCCTTCCAGGGCTGGTTCTGGAACCGCACGGCTGTCTACAAGGCCTTCGGTTTCGACACCTTCCGCGACCAAGACAACATGCCGACCATGAAGAAGCGCGGCATGTTTGCCTCGGACGAGGCGCTCACGAGGGAGATCATCCGCCAAGCTGACGCCGTGGACGATCCCTTCTTCTTCTTCGCAGTGACGCTGCAGGGCCACGGCCCTTATGAACCGAACCGTTACGTGAAAAACACGATCAAGGTCGAAGGCGATCTGCCGGAAAAGGACCGCCGGGTGCTCGCCACCTATGCGCAGGGCATCAAGGAGGCTGACGACAGCCTCAAGATGCTGATGGACTGGGCGAAGAAGCGGGATCGGGAGACGATCATCGTCCTCTTCGGCGACCATCTCCCGCCGCTGCATACGGTCTACACGAGCACGGGCTATATGAAGAATGTGACGGCGGAGCGAAAGGGATCGAAGGACGAGATGAGGGCCGGCCACGAAACGCCGCTCGTCGTCTGGTCGAACAAGACCGGAGCGCAGAAGGACATCGGCAGCATCAGCCCTGCCTTTCTTTCCTACACGATCCTGAAACAGACGGGCTACGAGCACCCGTATTACACCGGTTTCCTCGGAGACGTGCATGAGCGTTTCCGCGTCGTCGACCGCTACATGCTGCTCCGCAACGACGGCACCGAGGTCGCAGACTGGCAACGCCAGCGGAAGGTTCCAGCACGGCTACGGGACTACCGATTCCTCCAGCACGACATGATGTTCGGCAAACGCTACGGCACCGAACGGTTCTTCCAGTCGCACGCCGACCTGTTCGGTGCGGGCTTGTAG
- a CDS encoding GFA family protein — protein MQDIHEGGCLCGAVRFKTRGKLRELIFCHCSQCRKQTGLYYAATNVLDSDMEIEGSDEITWYRSSGEARRGFCRHCGSALFWKAEGLDYTSILAGAFEKPTALEPGYHIFCADQGDYYEIRDDLPRFAAARD, from the coding sequence ATGCAGGACATCCACGAAGGCGGCTGCCTTTGCGGCGCGGTGCGGTTCAAGACGCGGGGGAAGTTGCGGGAACTGATCTTCTGCCATTGTTCGCAGTGCCGGAAGCAGACGGGGCTTTACTATGCGGCCACCAACGTGCTCGACAGCGACATGGAGATCGAGGGCTCCGACGAGATCACCTGGTATCGCTCCAGTGGCGAAGCGCGGCGCGGCTTCTGCCGTCATTGCGGATCGGCTCTGTTCTGGAAGGCGGAGGGGCTCGATTATACCTCGATCCTTGCCGGAGCATTCGAGAAGCCGACCGCGCTCGAGCCCGGCTATCACATCTTTTGTGCAGACCAGGGCGACTACTACGAAATCCGTGACGATCTCCCGCGCTTTGCCGCGGCGCGCGATTGA